The nucleotide window GTAGTCTTTCATTTTATTTTCTTACCATGCACTCTCCAGGAAATGTATCTCGCAGACACACATAAATCTCTGGTGAGATTTTGCTATGCTCGGAGCCAAGCTCCTCCGCAATGTCTGCTCAACACATTTCCTTATGAGTGCACACTAATTAATTAAACTAACAGAGTATTCTTACTTCGACTCACCTTCCTTAAACTCTGCATCCTTGATATTGTCATCCTGACCTTCTTGCTTTGGGGCCTCTGTCTGAGCTGCCTTCTGCATGGCCTCTCCAATTTTTGACATTTCTGTGGAAAGGTCTGAGGTCGCTTTTTTGATAGCCTCAAGGCCAGCAGATGAGGCCGTGTCATTAGCGTCTTTCGCCGTTTTAAGTGCCGTGATTTTTTCTTCAACGCTTTTTTTGACATCTTCTGGTACTTTATCTCCAGCATCTTTCAGACCTTTCTCTGCTGTGTAGATCATTTGCTCAGCAATATTGCGGGCTTCGACGGCCTCTTTTTTCTGTTGGTCCTCGGTACTGTGAGCTTCGGCATCCTTTTGCATTTTATCAATATCTTCTTTTGAAAGACCGGAGCTGGCCTCAATGCGGATTGATTGTTCTTTGCTAGTGGCCTTGTCTTTAGCTTTTACGTTGAGAATACCATTGGCGTCTACATCAAAGGTCACCTCGATCTGAGGAATACCTCGTGGAGATGGCGGAATACCATCAAGAATAAACCTACCGAGAGACTTGTTGTCGCTGGCCATGGCTCGTTCACCTTGGGTAATATGGATCTCTACAGATGTCTGATTGTCAGCGGCTGTGGAAAAGATCTGTGACTTTGACGAAGGGATCGTAGTGTTGCGATCGATGAGCTTTGTAGCCACACCTCCCATGGTCTCAATACCGAGAGAAAGAGGAATAACGTCGAGCAAAAGTATGTCTTTGACGTCACCGCGGATGATACCGCCCTGAATGGCTGCACCGAGCGCTACCACTTCATCTGGGTTGATTGATTTGTTGGGCTCCTTGCCAAAATATTCTTTGACAGCATTGATAATGGCCGGCATACGTGTCTGTCCGCCAACCAGAATGACTTCCTGGATATCAGCCAATTTGAAAGGAGATGCTTCCATAGCACGCTTGGTGATCTGGATCGCTCGTTCGACAAATTCTGCTGTGAGCTCCTCGAGCTTTGCACGAGAAAGCTTGAGCTGAAGGTGACGTGGGCCTGAGGCGTCGGAAGTGATAAATGGAATGTTGATTTCTGATTCAAGTGCAGTGGAGAGCTCAATTTTGGCTTTTTCCGCCGCTTCATCGAGTCGCTGGAGGGCAAGGGCATCACTTCGCACGTCTATGCCAGATTCTTTTTTGAACTCATCAGCAATCCAGGCAATGATCTTCTGATCGATGTCCTTTCCACCGAGGTGAGAGTCACCATCTGTTGATTTTACTTCCACCACGTCATCACCAACTTCAAGGACTGAGATATCAAACGTACCCCCTCCAAAGTCGAAGACAACTATTTTTTCGTCTTTCTTTTTATTGAAGCCATATGCTAGAGCGGCTGCTGTTGGTTCGTTGATAATACGTTTGACATCAAGACCAGCAATTTTGCCGGCATCCTTTGTAGCTTGTCTCTGTGCATCATTGAAGTATGCAGGCACCGTGATAATAGCCTCAGTGATTTTTTCACCCAGCTTGGCCTCCGCATCTTGCTTGAGCTTTTGGAGAATCATGGCTGAGATTTCCTCTGGACGATAATTTTTATCCCCCATTTTTACTTCGACGCCACCATTGGCTGATTTGTTGACTTCAAATGGGACAACTTTTTTATCCTTTTGCACCGCAGCATCATCAAAGGTGTGCCCGATGAAGCGTTTGATACCAAAAACAGTATTTTTTGGATTTGTCACGGCTTGCCGTTTAGCCAAAAGGCCGACAAGGCGCTCGCCAGTTTTTGAGATAGCTACGATTGAAGGTGTGGTGCGGGCTCCCTCAGCATTTTCTAGAATTTTTGGTGTACCGACTTCCATGACGGCAACCGCGGAATTGGTGGTACCGAGATCGATACCGATTATTTTAGACATAAATTGTTTGAGTTAAAACTTTTAAATACTAGCAGGACTGTCAAAATTAAAAGTCTTAAGCGTTTGGACCTCGAGGAATAGAGCCGGTAAAACGTAAAATAGAATTGTAAGGCGATGGAATGATATCGTCCCAGGTAAAAGCCAGAATGGCTGCATATTCCATTGACTGGGCAAAGCCAGGCAAGGCCATAGCGGCATTATTATTAGTCGCAGGAGCGCTGATGGGAGTAGCCGAAACAAGCCGGGCTTTAATGCGTCCACCTTCTTCAAATACGAGAAAAACTACCCTAAAATCAAGGCCTTCGGGCGAAGTGATGATTTTCTCAACGAATTGTGAACGGCGGGTAGCTAGCATGTAGTGGTATTATAGCAGACCTATGTTATTGTCAAGAAGATTTTAGCGTGTTTTAACTGGGTTTGTAATCCCCAACCTTTACTTTTGCCGGCTGGATTATTTTGCCATTGAGTTTATAGCCTTTTTGAACTACCTCAGTGACAGTGTGATCT belongs to Candidatus Paceibacterota bacterium and includes:
- the dnaK gene encoding molecular chaperone DnaK, which codes for MSKIIGIDLGTTNSAVAVMEVGTPKILENAEGARTTPSIVAISKTGERLVGLLAKRQAVTNPKNTVFGIKRFIGHTFDDAAVQKDKKVVPFEVNKSANGGVEVKMGDKNYRPEEISAMILQKLKQDAEAKLGEKITEAIITVPAYFNDAQRQATKDAGKIAGLDVKRIINEPTAAALAYGFNKKKDEKIVVFDFGGGTFDISVLEVGDDVVEVKSTDGDSHLGGKDIDQKIIAWIADEFKKESGIDVRSDALALQRLDEAAEKAKIELSTALESEINIPFITSDASGPRHLQLKLSRAKLEELTAEFVERAIQITKRAMEASPFKLADIQEVILVGGQTRMPAIINAVKEYFGKEPNKSINPDEVVALGAAIQGGIIRGDVKDILLLDVIPLSLGIETMGGVATKLIDRNTTIPSSKSQIFSTAADNQTSVEIHITQGERAMASDNKSLGRFILDGIPPSPRGIPQIEVTFDVDANGILNVKAKDKATSKEQSIRIEASSGLSKEDIDKMQKDAEAHSTEDQQKKEAVEARNIAEQMIYTAEKGLKDAGDKVPEDVKKSVEEKITALKTAKDANDTASSAGLEAIKKATSDLSTEMSKIGEAMQKAAQTEAPKQEGQDDNIKDAEFKEGESK